TGTAACTTTAACTTTTTAATGAAATCTTCACTTAAATGAGTCCAATACTCTTCCTTTTTAACTTGCTCTATTTTCTTTCTATTCTTTTTTATTTCTATACTCTCCCATGGTAACTCTTCAATATCTGACTTTAACTTTTCTACAAAGTCATTACATATACTTTCTTTATTCTTTGATTTATATATTTCTAAAAGATTGCACATAAGTTCAAATCTAACTTGCATAGATGTTTTTTGTAGTTTTGGAACAAATCCTTTAGGATTCATTTCAAAAAACTCAAAGTTCTTATAGCAGTCAAATATAACAAATTCTGTTTTATCCACTCCATCACCAAATAAGTTATCACATCTTCTTGTTCCTCTTCCTATCATTTGCCAGAATTTAACCTTTGAATAAATGGGTTTTGCAAACACTAAATTAACTATTTCAGGTACATCTATACCTGTATCTAATAAATCTACAGATATAGCTATTCTAGGAAACTCTTCTTCTTTAAAATCTTCTATAAGTCTTTCCTTATCTTTAATTCCTGAATAAATAACCGCTGCCATTTTGCCTTTGTATTGAGGATACATTTCATTGAATAATGAATCTAATAAATTAGCATGTTTTTTATTTTTAGCAAATATAATTGTTTTACCTAAGTAGTCTCCTACTTTAATTCCATTATCCATTAATGTCTTTAATATGTATCTATTAGTGTCCTTATTAGTTATTTTCTTTTCCAGAGCATTTTTATCAAATTCAATTTCGTCTCCATCATAACCTTCATCATCTACCTGTCTTCTTTGTTCTTCTGTCATTTGACTATATTTTATTCCTTTTCTTAAAAAATCTGTAGTAGCATCAATTACCCTTGGCTCAATAAGATATGGTGGTATATGGTTCCAGGCTTCATCTATTGAAAAGTTAAATGTTGGATCTTCGTCCTCACAATTAAATAAATCAAAAGTATTTCTTTCAATAAAATCTACTGGCGTTGCAGTTAATCCTATAATATGTGCATCAAAATATTCTAAGATATCTCTATAAACCTTATATATACTTCTATGGGACTCGTCACAAATAATAAGATCAAAAAAACCCACACTAAACTTACTATAATAATTAATCATAGTTTGATATGTGGAAAAATATAGAGTAGCTTCTCTATTATCTGAGTTTTTACCAGTAAATCTACAGGATATTTGTTCAGGCATAAAAGTTTTAAAGCTATTCTTATCTTCTTTGGCTTGTCTAACAAGTTCATCTCTATCAGCTAAAAATAATACCCTCTTAGCCCAATTTGCTTCCATCATACCTTTAGTTAATGCAATAACAGTTCTTGTTTTACCTGTTCCAGTAGCCATTACTAAAAGAGCTTTTCTATATCCATTAGAGTATCTTTCATATACTCTTTTAATACCTTCTATTTGATATGGTCTACCAGCAATATTTTTATCTATTTCAACTTTATTTAAATCTTTCTTATATTTATGCTTAAAAAATAGTTCTTCTAAATCTTCTAATGTATAAAATCCCCAAATCTGTCTTGGCTCACTATATTTATCATCCCACATATATATTTCATATCCATTGGTATAAAAAACTATTGGTCGAACTTTATAATCTCTTTCAATAGTGTTTGCATATTCTACTGCCTGTTGCCTACCTATAATAGGATCTACAGAAGATTTTTTAGCCTCTACTAAAGCAATTGGATTTCCTTTTTTATTAAATAACACATAATCAACAAAACCTTTTTTACCAATTTCTTTATGGTTTTCTAGTGGAAATTCTAACTGAACTAATTCCTTGTTATTAACATCCCAACCTGCATCTTTTAGCATTATGTCTATAAGTTTCTTTCTAGTTTCTGCTTCATTAAGTTCTAGGGTTTCTTCTATTTCCTTTTCTAACTTTTTATCTTCTTCAGTTGTAACAGCTGTTTTTACTTCTTCTCTAATGACCTTTAATTTATTAGTATGCTCTTCTTTAATTTTTTCCTTTTCCTTAGTATACTCTTCAATATTATATATAGGTTCTTTAACTGTAACTAGCTTTGGTATTTTATAGGTTAATGGTTTTATTGAGGTATCCTTTGTTACCTTAATATAGAACCAAGCAGATATCTTATACATAGAAAGTAAACATTCTAAAGCATGCTTTTTATTTTCATATCCTTCATGGTTAGCCTTATTACCATAACGTCTTACTATATCAAATAAATCTGGAATAGCTCCATTTATTCCTGATTTTCTTAAGAGTTTAATTTTATCATCTTGATTAGCAAATTGAGGAGCTTCAATTTTTAAAACTGCTAAAATATAATCTATTATTTGTTCTCCAAACATACGCATTTTTAACATAGATGCATTATTATCTGTATGAAGATACCTTTCTGCTTGCGTACCTAGTTTGGCTAATATTGGCCATTTTTTATTTAAAAAAGTAAAATTAGACATCCTAATCCCCCTCATTCTATCTTTTTTACTTCTCAAAAATCTTTAATCCCCATTTATAATCCCACCTATTAGTATAATTCATATCTACTTCAAATAACTTACTTTAATATTATATTACATATCATTTCAACAAAATTCAATATACAGCATAGTAATTATAATCATTTCTTACAATTACTATAATTATATACTAAATTTTTGTTTTACAATTCACTCTATCATGTTTCACTTTTAAATCACCCTTTCTATTAATAAAAACAAAAGCATTGCAATTTCTTGCAATGCTCTCCTCTGATTGCCACCTTCAACTTGGACAACATTACTTTATTCCAAATTGAACTTATATTTTTAATATAATATTCATGAGGAAATAACATCCTATTGAGGAACATATCCTCTCATGGTTATATATATAAATATAATCTTCAACATCATTTTTTACATCTTCTATTGTCATGTATATTTTTCCCGTAAGACATTCATCTTGTAAATATCTAAGTTAAAACTGTCCATTTCAATTAGGAGGCCTATAGGTTATTAGTTATTCACTAATAATTGCTCCCACTCGATTTTTACTGATTTATTGTATTTTGAGATGTGTATTTCTCAAGGTTTATAGTTTTGGTTTTATTTGATTTATTGCTGTTTATTTAGGGCTTTGGAGTTTTTAGTACTATTGAATACTAATGAAACTTTATATTAATAGATTAAAATATCATCTTAATCTATTATATTATTTATCATTTTTATTTAATTTTTATGAATCTTATATTATAAAAGCAAAAGTATACATTCACTAGTATTAATTATATTTTGCTTTAAGCATAATAGATATCTCATTCTCCATGTCAAACTTTTCTGCTAATAAAACACAATAATTAACTATTTCCACCGCACTCCCATGAAGGTCTATATAAAGGTCTTCTCCTACTTGATACGGAGAGTTCATATTCTCTTTGGTATTGCTAACTCTTCTCTTAGATATTCCTTCAAAATCTTTATGTAAAACTAAAGATTTGAAGATTTCCTTATCCAAATAATACAACTCGTCACTTGTTTTTCGAAGTAGATCTCTCCATGAATCTATCGAGTATTCCATGCCTCCAATTATTACCTTCCTTGGTACCTCACCTGTGAAATTTGTTCCATCTATCAGATTATATTCTATATCATAGTCAAATTCTTTAGAATCACCCATAGGTTTGTTGTATTCAATTGGAAGATGCCAAATCTCATTTGCAATATCAAACATCTTATTCGCTCTATCTTTTATACTAACTTCATTCCATTCTGTGTAATTGCTAATATTTCTACTTATAGCGATATTTGAACTTGAAAGAACTTCTTTTTTATCTTTAAAATTCTTATTTGAAAGATTTCCATTATAAGCAGTTAATGTTAGGTTACCAATGGTATGCAAATATTCCATATGTATCTCATCATATTTTTTCCCTAGGTCCCTTCTCCAAATTGGAGTTAACTTCTGAGGCATTATATGTTCTATTGTAATATCCTTGTTTAAAGAAATTACCTCTTTATTTTTGTGTTTTTCTAACTGATATAATGTATACATATCTAACTTCGTAGCATAAAAATTTTTATTAGTAAAAGCAGATTTAAACTCTTCATTTCTAGGGAATATTGCAGTACCTGATTTCTTTGTTAAAATTTCTAAAACCTTCTCTTTATATGTATCTTTTGTATTTTTTTTGAAATCATTTGGAAATGCTCCAAACACTTTATTTAATGCATTAGTTGCATATCCACATACCATTCTTCTATATAGATATGAAATAAATACTTTTAAAATATCAACCAATTCATCAATATTAATTGTTTTATATTCAAAGCAATCTTCAAATACAAAAAGTAATGTAGGATAGATAACAGTAGACTTCAATTGCTGAATTTGCTGTAATAAGTCATTTATCGATGCATACGGACTTTTGCAAAGTAAAAACCACGAATAATATTTCGAATATACTAGTAAGTCTTCTAGCACCCCTTCTTCATCTACATCATTATTATCCTTTAGATAATCTTTAAATTCATTGTATACATTGTTTTTTACAGGAATTCTTCCAGTTTTCATAGTTAAGTAATCTCTAACAAAATCTGAAATTCTAGCATTTGTTATCTTGTTTTCTATCTTTAACCAATATTCATTATACAAAAAATTTTGTTTTTCATAACTATGATTCATAAGTAAATAATTTCTTATTAAATCTGCTTGAGTAAGTGAAAGTCCAGTAGAATTCAAACTTTCGAATATCATTTGAGGATTTTCAGATTTTTTCCCTTTATCCAAAGAAATGAATACGATATCAATATAATTTAATGCCTCATATATCTGAACAGGTTTAAACTCTGAATCTTCTATTAGTTTTTTGAATAATTTATAATTATTAATTATATTTGAATCCGAACTAGTTACTTGTCCACTTATTATCTGTTCATAAGCTGCCCTATCACTTTCAATTGATTTTAGTTTTATTCTATATTTTTCTGGAGCATTTCTATTAGTTAAGAAACTTTCTAAAATA
This window of the Clostridium cochlearium genome carries:
- a CDS encoding DEAD/DEAH box helicase family protein, with the translated sequence MSNFTFLNKKWPILAKLGTQAERYLHTDNNASMLKMRMFGEQIIDYILAVLKIEAPQFANQDDKIKLLRKSGINGAIPDLFDIVRRYGNKANHEGYENKKHALECLLSMYKISAWFYIKVTKDTSIKPLTYKIPKLVTVKEPIYNIEEYTKEKEKIKEEHTNKLKVIREEVKTAVTTEEDKKLEKEIEETLELNEAETRKKLIDIMLKDAGWDVNNKELVQLEFPLENHKEIGKKGFVDYVLFNKKGNPIALVEAKKSSVDPIIGRQQAVEYANTIERDYKVRPIVFYTNGYEIYMWDDKYSEPRQIWGFYTLEDLEELFFKHKYKKDLNKVEIDKNIAGRPYQIEGIKRVYERYSNGYRKALLVMATGTGKTRTVIALTKGMMEANWAKRVLFLADRDELVRQAKEDKNSFKTFMPEQISCRFTGKNSDNREATLYFSTYQTMINYYSKFSVGFFDLIICDESHRSIYKVYRDILEYFDAHIIGLTATPVDFIERNTFDLFNCEDEDPTFNFSIDEAWNHIPPYLIEPRVIDATTDFLRKGIKYSQMTEEQRRQVDDEGYDGDEIEFDKNALEKKITNKDTNRYILKTLMDNGIKVGDYLGKTIIFAKNKKHANLLDSLFNEMYPQYKGKMAAVIYSGIKDKERLIEDFKEEEFPRIAISVDLLDTGIDVPEIVNLVFAKPIYSKVKFWQMIGRGTRRCDNLFGDGVDKTEFVIFDCYKNFEFFEMNPKGFVPKLQKTSMQVRFELMCNLLEIYKSKNKESICNDFVEKLKSDIEELPWESIEIKKNRKKIEQVKKEEYWTHLSEDFIKKLKLQIAPLIQWIESKENLDAILFDNSIYRILQSLETNDKDSLIREINDTMKKLAKLKLNINQFDGKRELVKSLLQPSGWENLSYEKLKQIRVDLRDLMRHKGNTPGTFVVMDIKDSGSVVKEISAGTVLYGSNMEPYEKRVKTAIEDKLNDQLVIHKIRRGERLSQTEIEGIYSIFGEEFVYSIDELSSKTDIDKDDIVGIIRRFVGVDEIELNKRFEEFIQKHHKRMNATQIKTLEIIKNHIAKNKGISFAALFAAPYTSFNPNGVDGIFGKMADDVFELISPFRATYIS
- a CDS encoding DUF262 domain-containing protein, with the translated sequence MEAGKIRLVELINANKRTFNIPVYQRNYDWKNSQCERLFKDIENIASANNEIEHFLGTIVFVVERTLPTFTEYILIDGQQRITSIMLLIKALYDSIEEDYIKQDILESFLTNRNAPEKYRIKLKSIESDRAAYEQIISGQVTSSDSNIINNYKLFKKLIEDSEFKPVQIYEALNYIDIVFISLDKGKKSENPQMIFESLNSTGLSLTQADLIRNYLLMNHSYEKQNFLYNEYWLKIENKITNARISDFVRDYLTMKTGRIPVKNNVYNEFKDYLKDNNDVDEEGVLEDLLVYSKYYSWFLLCKSPYASINDLLQQIQQLKSTVIYPTLLFVFEDCFEYKTINIDELVDILKVFISYLYRRMVCGYATNALNKVFGAFPNDFKKNTKDTYKEKVLEILTKKSGTAIFPRNEEFKSAFTNKNFYATKLDMYTLYQLEKHKNKEVISLNKDITIEHIMPQKLTPIWRRDLGKKYDEIHMEYLHTIGNLTLTAYNGNLSNKNFKDKKEVLSSSNIAISRNISNYTEWNEVSIKDRANKMFDIANEIWHLPIEYNKPMGDSKEFDYDIEYNLIDGTNFTGEVPRKVIIGGMEYSIDSWRDLLRKTSDELYYLDKEIFKSLVLHKDFEGISKRRVSNTKENMNSPYQVGEDLYIDLHGSAVEIVNYCVLLAEKFDMENEISIMLKAKYN
- a CDS encoding IS3 family transposase produces the protein MTIEDVKNDVEDYIYIYNHERICSSIGCYFLMNIILKI